The following is a genomic window from Azospirillaceae bacterium.
CTGTTCCACAAGGGGGTGCACCGCCTGGTATCGCCCCGCATCGCCGGCTGGACGCCCAACATGCTGGACCTGATCCCCAGCCGCTTCCTGGATCTGGCGCCATGAAGTGGCTGGCTGTCCTGGTATTGGCCCTGGCGACGGCCCTGCCCGCACAGGCGGAGACGGTCTTGCGCCGGGGCATGGGCACGGAGCCGGAAACGCTGGACACCCAGTGCTCGTCGGGGGAACCGGAAAGCTATATCGAGCTGGACCTGCTGGAAGGCCTGCTGACCTACGATGCCGAAGGCCGGCCGGTGCCGGGGGCGGCGGAGCGCTGGACCATCAGCCCCGACGGGTTGACCTACACCTTCATCCTGCGCGCCGACGGCAAATGGTCGGACGGCAGCCCGGTGACGGCGGACGATTTCGTCTTCTCGTGGCGGCGCCTGGCGGATCCCAAGACAGCGTCGCGCTACGCCTATTTCCTGAACCCGGTGAAGAACGCCCGCGCGGTGGCGGAGGGGCGCCTGGCCCCCGACGCCCTGGGCGTGGCGGCGCGTGATGCCCGCACCCTGGTGGTGACGCTGGCCGCACCGGCCGCCCCCTTCCTGGCCAGCCTGGCCCACCACAGCCTTTATCCGGTGAACCCAAAGGCGGTGCAGGCCTTCGGTGACGGCTACACCCAGCCGGGGCGCTATCTTTCCAACGGGCCCTATGTGCTGGCCGAGGCGGTGCCCCAGGACCACGTCACCCTGGTGCGCAATCCCTACTTCCGTGCGGCGACCGCGGTGGCCGTGGATAAGGTGATCTATTACCCGACCGAGAACCGGGATACGGAGTTGCGCCGCTTCCGCGCCGGGGAACTGGACGTGACCTATGACATCCCAGAGGCGCAGATCGCCTGGCTGCGGCAGAACATGGCGGCCGAACTGCGCATCGCGCCCTTCCTCAGCACCTTCTATTTCGCCTTCAACCTGACGCACGAGCCGTGGAAGTCCGAGCCTAAGCTGCGCCGGGCCCTGACCCTGGCGCTGGACCGCGACATCATCACCGGCAAGATCACGAAGTCCGGCCAGCTGCCGGCCTATACCCTGGTGCCGCCAGGGACCCAGGGCTACGACGCGACCGCCGCCCAGCCGGAATGGGCGTCCTGGCCGCAAAGCCGGCGTAACGAGGAGGCGCGGCGCCTGCTGAAGGAGGCGGGCTACGGTCCCGGTGCCAAGCCACTGGAGCTGGAGATCTACTACAGCACCAGCGAGAACTATCGGAAGCTGGCGCTGGCGGCCATGGCGATGTGGAAGATGATCCTGGGCATCAAGGCGGTGCCGGTGAACCAGGAATGGCGGGTGTTCCTGGACACCCGCAACCGCAAGCTCTACCGCGACCTGGCGCGGGTGGGGTGGATCGGCGACTTCAACGATGCCGCTTCATTCCTGGACATCTACCGCTCCGACGCCGGCTCGCAGAACCATGCCGGCTACGCCGACGCCGAATTCGACCGGCTGACGGCCGCCGCCACGGTGGAGCGGGATGCCGGCCGGCGGCGCGACCTGCTGACCCGGGCGGAACGGCGGCTGGTGGAGGATTGCATCCTGATCCCCGTCTACACCTATGCCTCGCACGTGCTGGTGTCGACCCGCGTCCAGGGCTGGCGGGACAATGTGCTGAACATGCACCCCAGCCGCTATCTCAGCCTCATGCCGCCGGGCTGACGCGTCAGGGGGACGGCCAGTCCTGCACGGCGTAGCGGACGGTCCTGGCCGGCAGCATCAGCGTTGGTGCGGCCTGGCCGGCCGTCACCAGCACCTGGTCCACCGGCACGGCGTCCTCCGCCTCATTGGCCAGGAAGGCCTGGACCAGCCGCGTGCCACTGGCCGGCAGCAGGAAGGCCGGCACGGGCACCGGCGCCCTGCCCATGCCGGCCAGCCAGTCCGGGCGGCCCTGCCGGTCGGCGACAGGTGGGTGCACCACCTGCAGATCGACCGCCCCCGCCAGCAGGCCCACGGTCAGCGGCCGCCCCTGGCGCATCAGCACGACGGAGCCCGCTTGCGCCTTGGGTGCGGCCAGGGTGTAAAGGTCGGCGTCGGGGCGGTTCATGGGGAAGGGCGTCAGCCCCGCCTGGTCGATGGTCAGCGGATCGATGCCGGTCAGGTGCTTCAGCTTTGCTGCCATCCACACCACGCCGTTGCCCTCGGCGGCGATGGGCCGCTCCGCCGCGTGGTGTTCGCCGGCATAGATCAGCAGCTTGGCGCCGGGATGGGCCTGTAGGGCGCGGCGGGCCAGGTTCTCCGCCTGGTCCTCGTCCCGCTGCTCTTCGTTGTCCCAACTGGGGCGGGCCGATTCGTAGGACACCAGGTGGTAGCCCAGCGCCAGCGACTGGCGCAGGAAATCGGCGAAGACCGGATCGCTGGTGTAATAGCCGCTGGTTCGCCGCAGGTAACCGTCGCGGGACAACTGGTCCATCTTGGCTTGGGAGACGGCGTCGTCGGCATCCCGGGTCAGGGTCTCCGCCGCCAGCAGGGTATAGCCCAGCGGCCGCAAGGCGCGCGCCACCTCCAGCGCGAAGGCGCGGCCGCGCGGGTCCAGATGGTTCTCATCCAGGATGACGATACGGGTGTGCCGCGCCCGTTCGACGATGGCGGGGATGGCCGGCACACCCGTCGCTGCCTCCAGGGCTGGGATGTCGCCGGGCGCCAGGTGATAGTCGGCGGCCGTCTTGGCCGGGTTGAAGCGTGGCCGGCCCGTCATGCACGACATGGCCTGGCTCCATTGGTCGAAGACGTCGGCGTCCGGGATCCGGTCGGCGTCGGGCAGGTCCAGGCGCGCCAGCAGGCCGAAGGTCGCCTGCATGTAGCGGCCGTGGCGGACGTCGTCGATGGACTGCTTGTAGGCCGCCAGCAGCCGGTCGTTGTCCAGCGGGGCAGGTGCCGTGTTTTGGGCTGGAGCGGCCGTCGGCCCGCCGCCTACCATCAGGGCGGCCAGGATGACGACCGATCCGTGCTTGCGAAAGGTGCTGATCAAGGGGCGCATGACGACACCAACCGTTCAATGGTACGATTCGTACTATAGGCGTAACCGACCAGGAAGGCGACATGGTTTCAGCACGGCCGATCACGGAGCTGGAGGGGGCCATCCTCTCCGAAATCCACCACCGGGGGCACGACACGGCCTTCCAGGTGCGCCGCGCCTTCGCCGCCTCGTTCTCGCTGGAATGGAAGGGCAGTGCGGGCGCCGTCTATCCGGCGGTCAAGCGCCTGGAACGCGATGGCCTGATCCATGCCGGGCCGGCGGAAGGGGGCCGCAATACCCGGCGCCTGTCGCTGACGGCCGACGGCGTGGCGGCGCTGAACGCCTGGGCCGGTGACGCCGGGCTGGCCACCAGCGTGGGCGTCGATCCCTTCCGCTTGCGCTCCGGCATCTGGACCCTGCTGCCGGTGGAGGAGCGCCGGGCCCTGTTCGCCCGGCTGGAGGCGGAGATCGCCGCCAGCCTGGCGCAGTTGCAGGGTTATGCCGCCGCGACCGACCCGGTGGAACGCCTGCGGGTGGAATTGTGCGTGGCCGTGCAGCAGGCGCGCCGGGACCAGTTGCGGCGCTGGATGGACGGCGGGGAGATGTAGGCCGGACCGCTCAGTGGTCGCCCCCCGTCTGCACCGCCGGCCGTCGGGCGAAGGGCGCGGTGGGCGGCTGGTCGGGTTCCGGCGGCATGTCCCAGCCATGGGCCAAGGTGCTGTCCGCCAAGGGGATGGTGCTCTGGCCCAGGTCCACCGGTATCTGGAATGCGGATACGCCCGGCACGGGGCAGGAGGCCGACTTGGCGCGCAATGCCCAGCCATCGGGCAGCGGCCGATCCCAGACGAACACGGAACAGGGGCCGATGAGAGGCGGGCGGGGCGTATAGGTCTCGTCGATCTGAAAGCCCGGATAGTTGCCCCGTACACTGCCGGCCACGCCCGCGAAGGTCTGCGGTGTCAGGGGCGGCGGGGGCGGGACGACCGGCCCCGGTGAGGCGCAACCCGCCAGCCCCACGGTCATG
Proteins encoded in this region:
- a CDS encoding PadR family transcriptional regulator — translated: MVSARPITELEGAILSEIHHRGHDTAFQVRRAFAASFSLEWKGSAGAVYPAVKRLERDGLIHAGPAEGGRNTRRLSLTADGVAALNAWAGDAGLATSVGVDPFRLRSGIWTLLPVEERRALFARLEAEIAASLAQLQGYAAATDPVERLRVELCVAVQQARRDQLRRWMDGGEM
- a CDS encoding peptide ABC transporter substrate-binding protein; this encodes MKWLAVLVLALATALPAQAETVLRRGMGTEPETLDTQCSSGEPESYIELDLLEGLLTYDAEGRPVPGAAERWTISPDGLTYTFILRADGKWSDGSPVTADDFVFSWRRLADPKTASRYAYFLNPVKNARAVAEGRLAPDALGVAARDARTLVVTLAAPAAPFLASLAHHSLYPVNPKAVQAFGDGYTQPGRYLSNGPYVLAEAVPQDHVTLVRNPYFRAATAVAVDKVIYYPTENRDTELRRFRAGELDVTYDIPEAQIAWLRQNMAAELRIAPFLSTFYFAFNLTHEPWKSEPKLRRALTLALDRDIITGKITKSGQLPAYTLVPPGTQGYDATAAQPEWASWPQSRRNEEARRLLKEAGYGPGAKPLELEIYYSTSENYRKLALAAMAMWKMILGIKAVPVNQEWRVFLDTRNRKLYRDLARVGWIGDFNDAASFLDIYRSDAGSQNHAGYADAEFDRLTAAATVERDAGRRRDLLTRAERRLVEDCILIPVYTYASHVLVSTRVQGWRDNVLNMHPSRYLSLMPPG